The genomic DNA GCAATCATGATAGTCATTGATAGCATAAATAAAGGTAACGCTTGGGCTAAGTAAAATCATATATTTGTACCACCACCCCTTTTATAATGATTGTTCAGCAGAACTTAAGAGCCTTTTCCTTCCTTTTGGAATTTGGTTACCTAGACACTCCAGCGACCAGGTAGAAATATCAGAGAAAGTTGATATGAATGGTGCCACCCCAGAAGAGCGACTTACCTATCTGAAAGATTATGGAGATCCGTTTTTAACGATTGTATATATTGGAGGACATGTCTTTTTGTATATTGGCCATTTTCCATATCATTCTCAAGAAATGTCTATACCTATGACTTACCAAAATCTTTGGGGTATGGCTGATCTATCAGGAGATAGTATCTCCATTATTGGGCAGTCTGTTTTTTTTCCTCTCTTGCTTAATTATCCAGAAGAGCCTAATCTTAGGTCTCTTTTACAACGTCCATTCTTCCAAATAGCCCATCTTAAGCGCCTTCCAGAAGGCTACCCTCGTCTAAAAAAGCCTTATGTTGTTGTATAATAGACCTGTTGCGTAAGTATTAGTGCCAATCATAAAACAGATGTGGCGACTGATTTTTCAGTAATTTATGTTATTCACATCTCTTTTGTTATATCTGATATCACCTTATCGTTTCTCTGATCCTTGATAAATATCAAGACCAAAATCTAACCATTTTCCTGATTTTAAAAAGGCTGGTACAACATGGATATTTTTTAAGGCTTCAATATCAAAAAATTGCGAAGTTTTAACCAGACCATCTTGATCCAACCAATGTGTAGGGAGTTCATCTACACATATTTCAGCAGCAAAATACACTTCTACCTTATGTACACTATATTTTTTGTCAAAAAATTCCGAAACATAGACAATCTGGTTTGATTTAACATCAATACCTGTTTCTTCCTTTACTTCTCTTATCATGCACTCTGGAAGCATTTCACTTGGTTTCAAGTGTCCACCAGGTGTATACCAAAGCTTATAATCATTGCTCACAAGTAACAATTTTCTATTTTTTACTATTAGTGCTCTGGCTGTTACTTGTAAAGTATAATCTTGCATTTTTTATAGTTGATTAAAAATTAACTAGGATAAATTTAGGCAATTCGATTTTCTGGTCAAATAAAAGATTCGCACGGAATATAAGTTTCGGATTGACTTAAATTAATGATTATTCCTTCTATGCTACTTGCATAGTAACTTTTTATTTAGTATAATCAGTCATGCTTTAGGTATGAATGCGTCAAAAAAATTCGTTTAGGGAAATCTGTGCTTGAAGTATTTTAGTTAACACCATTACCAAACGAAAAATTAAAAATCTAAAATTTTTGTTCGAAATGTCAGTTAAAAGTTCTCCAAATTTATTATTGGTGTTAGAAGTTTAATCTAATATTGGGATCAAGTTATTAAGTAAAAATTTGATTTAGAGTGTTGTACTAAAAGCACAAAATATAGATAAGCCATGGATATCGATCTTCTAATCATAATAGTGTTCTTAGTAACTACACTGGCAATAGGGTTATACTGTAGTAGATCAGTTACTACATTTAAAGACTATGCAGTGGGCAGTAGAAACATGTCTACTTGGGTGATTACCATTTCTTTAATAGCTACCATATATGGAGGGAATTTTTTACATACTCAACTGACTGGTTATTACTATCAAGGTTTATATATGTTCATACTAAGTTTAGGTAGTCCACTTAGATTTTACTTAGCCTCTCGGTTCATTCTTGTTAGAATGAAAGAGTGGCTAGGAGATTTTTCTATTGCTGAATCTATGGGTAGGCTATGTGGAAGACCTGTTCAAGTTCTTACGGCTATCTTTGGTATTATAGTAGCGATAGCCCAAATTTCTGCTCAGTTTAAGATTAGTCTAATTATTATTGAATCTATTCCTTTTTGTAACGTAACAGCATATGCTAACTATTGCACAGTCATTTTAGGAGTACTAGTTACGATTTACACTATTTTAGGAGGAGCTAGATCTACAGCATTAACGGATATTTATCAATTTTGTTTCTTTAGTGTTTGTTTGCCTATTTTAACTTTTACTTTTTTATACCATGCTCAAAGTCCATGGATTAATTGGCAAAAATTTGTCAATATGTCACAATTTAACTTATCTCAAATAGCTACTTGGGACACCTCTCCTACATGGGATAATTCCTTTGTTCATTTATTTACTTATTTCATTTGGCATTCCATATTTACTTTTGATCCAGCTCAAATTCAGCGTTTTTATATGTCTTCTTCTATTCAACAAGCAACCAAAATATTTTTAAAAAGTGGCATAATTCGGATCATTTTTTCGTTACTATTTTTAGTTGTTATTGCTGCTTTATATATAAGTGGAAATAGTGTTCCACCTAAACAAAAAATATTAGACTATATTATGCAGCTTAATCATT from Cardinium endosymbiont of Culicoides punctatus includes the following:
- a CDS encoding NUDIX domain-containing protein, which gives rise to MQDYTLQVTARALIVKNRKLLLVSNDYKLWYTPGGHLKPSEMLPECMIREVKEETGIDVKSNQIVYVSEFFDKKYSVHKVEVYFAAEICVDELPTHWLDQDGLVKTSQFFDIEALKNIHVVPAFLKSGKWLDFGLDIYQGSEKR